One window of Bacteroides sp. AN502(2024) genomic DNA carries:
- a CDS encoding DUF5686 family protein, with the protein MKEIRRLRDKILIGCMWCLFSFIPKGAANNYVMHPYTYREISADSIMKCVMTFAPLYETIVSDYRANLYIKGKMDIRKKNFILRYVPSMFRLQKGVREYLLETYSDLHYTAPNIYDQKVKASQGTVRGNSGLPGLLEYFNVNIYSSSLLNDERLLSPLAKNGQKYYKYRIDSVMGDPNNPDYRVRFIPRTKSDQLVGGYMLVSSNVWSVREIRFSGRSELITFTCWIKMGDVGKKNEFLPVRYDVDALFRFLGNKVHGNYTASLDYKSIELKEKKVRKKEKRKYNLSESFSLQCDTNAYKTDASTFAIMRPIPLDESEKKLYRDYMLRRDTATVQKQSKSHAFWGTMGDLMIEDYKLNLSHIGSVRFSPFINPLLFSYSGSNGLSYRQDFRYNRIFRGDKLLRIVPKFGYNFTRKEFYWSLNADFEYWPQKRGFFRLNVGNGNRIYSSRVLDELKAMPDSIFNFDLIHLDYFKDLYFNFQHTVEVVNGLDIGLGFSAHKRAAVEPSRFVITGDYPMPPPEFMDKFKNTYISFAPRLRIEWTPGLYYYMNGKRKINLRSLYPTFSVDYERGIKGVFKSTGEYERIEFDLQHRIRMGLMRNIYYRFGFGAFTNQDELYFVDFVNFSRHNLPVGWNDEIGGVFQVLDSRWYNSSRRYVRGHFTYEAPFLILRHLMKYTRYVQNERIYISALSMPHLQPYLEVGYGIGTHIFDVGVFVSSENWKFGGVGCKFTFELFNR; encoded by the coding sequence ATGAAGGAGATACGACGATTGAGAGATAAAATATTGATAGGATGCATGTGGTGTCTGTTCTCTTTTATTCCAAAGGGGGCAGCCAATAATTATGTAATGCATCCTTATACCTACCGGGAAATCTCTGCCGACTCCATCATGAAATGTGTAATGACTTTTGCACCTTTGTATGAAACAATCGTAAGCGATTATCGTGCGAACCTATATATAAAAGGTAAGATGGATATCCGGAAAAAGAATTTTATTCTCCGTTATGTACCTTCCATGTTCCGTTTGCAAAAGGGAGTCCGTGAATATCTGCTTGAAACATACAGCGACCTCCATTATACTGCCCCCAATATTTATGATCAGAAAGTAAAAGCCTCTCAGGGAACAGTGAGGGGAAACAGCGGATTGCCGGGTTTGCTCGAATACTTTAATGTGAATATCTACTCTTCCTCCCTGCTGAATGATGAACGCCTGTTATCGCCGCTGGCTAAGAACGGACAGAAATACTATAAGTACCGGATAGACAGCGTGATGGGAGATCCTAACAATCCGGATTATCGGGTTCGCTTTATTCCCCGCACCAAGAGTGACCAGTTGGTGGGTGGGTATATGCTGGTCAGCAGTAACGTCTGGAGTGTTCGTGAAATTCGTTTTTCAGGAAGATCGGAACTGATTACATTTACCTGTTGGATTAAGATGGGAGATGTAGGCAAGAAAAATGAATTCCTGCCGGTGCGCTATGACGTAGATGCTCTTTTCAGATTTCTCGGAAATAAGGTGCATGGCAATTATACCGCTTCTTTGGATTATAAGTCGATCGAGCTGAAAGAAAAAAAGGTGCGCAAGAAAGAAAAAAGGAAATATAATCTTTCGGAGTCTTTTTCTTTACAGTGTGATACGAATGCCTATAAGACAGATGCCTCTACCTTTGCTATCATGCGGCCGATTCCTCTGGATGAAAGCGAGAAAAAACTATACCGTGACTATATGCTCAGACGTGATACGGCAACGGTACAAAAGCAATCCAAGAGTCATGCCTTCTGGGGAACGATGGGCGATTTGATGATAGAAGATTATAAACTCAATTTGTCCCATATCGGAAGCGTACGGTTCTCTCCCTTTATAAATCCGCTCTTATTCAGCTATAGCGGAAGCAACGGTTTGTCCTATCGGCAGGATTTCCGTTACAACCGTATCTTCAGAGGAGATAAATTACTTCGTATTGTACCTAAGTTCGGATACAACTTTACCCGTAAGGAGTTCTACTGGTCACTGAATGCCGACTTTGAATACTGGCCGCAGAAACGGGGATTCTTCCGGTTGAATGTGGGTAACGGTAACCGTATTTATAGCAGTAGGGTGCTGGACGAACTGAAAGCCATGCCCGACAGCATCTTCAATTTCGATTTAATTCATCTGGATTATTTCAAGGACTTGTATTTCAATTTCCAACATACCGTTGAGGTAGTCAACGGGCTGGACATCGGGCTGGGTTTCTCTGCCCATAAAAGAGCAGCCGTAGAACCTTCCCGTTTTGTGATCACCGGTGACTATCCGATGCCGCCTCCGGAATTTATGGATAAATTCAAGAACACTTATATCAGTTTCGCTCCCCGCCTTCGGATAGAGTGGACTCCGGGACTCTATTATTATATGAACGGGAAGCGAAAGATTAACCTTCGTTCTTTATACCCGACTTTCTCGGTCGATTATGAACGGGGCATTAAAGGAGTGTTCAAGAGTACGGGCGAATATGAACGAATCGAGTTTGACCTTCAACATCGAATCCGGATGGGATTGATGCGTAACATTTATTATCGTTTCGGATTCGGAGCATTTACCAATCAGGATGAGTTGTATTTTGTGGACTTCGTCAATTTCTCCCGCCATAACCTTCCCGTAGGGTGGAATGATGAAATCGGCGGAGTATTTCAGGTGCTTGACTCCCGTTGGTACAACTCCTCCCGCCGTTATGTACGGGGGCATTTCACCTACGAAGCTCCGTTCCTCATTCTCCGGCATCTGATGAAGTACACCCGTTACGTGCAGAATGAACGTATTTATATCAGTGCCCTCTCTATGCCGCACCTTCAGCCTTATCTGGAAGTGGGATATGGCATCGGTACGCATATTTTTGATGTGGGAGTTTTTGTGAGCAGTGAAAACTGGAAATTCGGTGGAGTAGGCTGTAAGTTCACGTTTGAGTTGTTTAACCGATAG
- a CDS encoding substrate-binding domain-containing protein — MIRLILLTDFTETFSYNLLKGILAYSKSHDPWVVCRMPPSYKNKHGIKGVLKWAKAWQADAIIGRFDDDDNVDLFRENGIIALAQDYKSRFNNIPNITGNYRATGKMAAEFFLSKGFQHFAFYGYRDAVWSQERCEGFYECISTHGLSSNFYVYQEQSLDDLWFYESPPLLTWLKSLPKPTALMACDDNQGNRITEVCRVNNIRVPDQIAILGVDNDDIICNLSEPPLSSINHNIVRGGFEAAAMIDRLLNDEERNCRDVVLQPVNVVNRQSTDFYSTTDIHIHTALTYIHQNLASEITVSDIVRQVPLSRRLLEIRFKQVTKQSIHKYIFNLRMERFAQMLLASDAPIADVAEQIGISNFKNLSRQFKALKNVSPNEYRKEHRMMNCIIGESIG; from the coding sequence ATGATTAGACTGATATTACTCACCGACTTCACAGAAACTTTTTCGTATAATTTGCTAAAAGGCATACTCGCCTATTCAAAGAGCCATGATCCATGGGTAGTTTGTCGAATGCCACCTTCCTATAAAAACAAACATGGCATAAAAGGAGTGTTAAAATGGGCAAAAGCTTGGCAAGCAGATGCCATTATCGGAAGATTTGACGATGATGATAATGTAGATCTATTTCGTGAGAATGGTATCATTGCTTTAGCGCAAGACTACAAATCGAGGTTCAACAATATTCCTAATATCACTGGCAATTACCGCGCAACAGGAAAAATGGCGGCAGAATTCTTTCTAAGCAAAGGATTTCAGCATTTTGCGTTCTATGGTTATCGAGATGCCGTATGGTCGCAAGAACGCTGTGAAGGTTTCTACGAATGTATATCCACCCATGGCTTAAGCAGTAACTTTTATGTATATCAGGAGCAGTCGTTGGATGACTTATGGTTTTATGAATCTCCCCCCTTGCTTACATGGCTGAAATCGTTGCCAAAACCAACAGCACTCATGGCATGTGATGATAATCAGGGAAATCGCATCACAGAGGTCTGCCGTGTAAACAATATCAGAGTGCCGGACCAAATAGCGATATTAGGAGTTGACAATGACGACATCATATGTAATCTCTCCGAACCTCCTTTGTCCAGCATCAACCATAACATCGTAAGAGGTGGATTCGAGGCTGCCGCAATGATCGATCGCTTATTAAATGATGAAGAAAGAAACTGTCGGGACGTAGTGTTGCAACCGGTAAATGTTGTAAACCGACAATCAACAGATTTCTATTCGACGACCGATATACACATTCACACAGCTTTGACCTACATTCATCAGAATCTGGCTTCTGAAATTACTGTATCGGATATTGTCAGACAAGTGCCGTTATCACGCCGTTTGCTGGAAATCCGTTTTAAACAAGTGACCAAACAATCCATCCATAAATACATCTTCAATCTTAGAATGGAACGCTTTGCGCAGATGTTACTGGCCAGCGATGCCCCTATCGCAGATGTGGCGGAACAAATTGGAATCAGTAATTTTAAGAACTTGTCCCGCCAATTCAAAGCTTTAAAAAACGTCTCTCCCAATGAATATAGAAAAGAACACCGGATGATGAACTGTATTATCGGTGAATCAATCGGGTAA
- a CDS encoding IS4 family transposase, whose product MANITLFAQVISHLPKENIRKIIKSSGSDKHCKGYNTWSQFVSMIFSQFSGCDSVRDISNGLKSATGNLNHLGINRAPSKSTVAYQNANRDSSVFRGIFYSLFQYFGQQALWQRRKFRFKMPIKLLDSTLVSLTLSIYDWAHYTTTKGAVKMHTLLDYDSLLPEFVNITDGKTTDNKAAFDIELHPYSIVVADRGYCDYSLLNNWDSSNVFFVVRHKDNIRYKAIEELPLPEKHAQNVLIDEIIEFELSAAKSKYPKRLRRIAVWNDEHGFEIELLTNNFTLAASSIAALYKARWNIEIFFRNLKQLLRIKSFIGTSRNAVETQIWTAMTTMLILTWLKHIARYKWALANLVVTLRLNTFTKIDLQKWLDQPFTPPPETIEND is encoded by the coding sequence ATGGCAAATATAACACTTTTCGCACAGGTAATATCACATCTCCCGAAAGAAAATATCAGGAAAATCATAAAATCTTCGGGGTCAGACAAGCATTGTAAGGGCTACAATACATGGAGTCAGTTTGTTAGCATGATTTTCAGCCAATTCTCAGGATGTGATTCAGTCAGAGATATCTCAAACGGGCTGAAATCAGCCACCGGCAACCTCAATCATTTGGGAATCAACCGTGCACCATCCAAGTCAACGGTAGCATATCAGAACGCCAACCGAGACAGTTCGGTTTTTCGCGGCATATTCTACTCGTTGTTTCAGTATTTCGGACAGCAAGCCCTATGGCAACGAAGAAAGTTCCGTTTCAAGATGCCGATAAAACTGCTCGACTCCACATTGGTGTCATTGACTCTGTCAATATATGACTGGGCACATTACACTACCACCAAGGGGGCGGTCAAGATGCACACGCTATTGGACTATGACAGTCTTTTGCCGGAGTTCGTGAATATCACCGATGGCAAAACCACCGACAACAAAGCTGCTTTTGATATTGAGTTACATCCGTATAGTATTGTAGTAGCCGACCGAGGCTACTGTGACTACTCATTGCTGAATAATTGGGACAGCAGCAACGTGTTCTTTGTAGTGCGTCATAAAGACAATATCCGGTACAAAGCCATAGAGGAGTTGCCTTTGCCTGAAAAACACGCTCAGAATGTACTTATTGACGAAATAATCGAGTTCGAACTCTCGGCGGCCAAATCCAAATATCCCAAACGTTTACGTCGCATCGCAGTATGGAACGATGAACACGGTTTTGAAATTGAGTTACTCACAAACAACTTCACATTGGCAGCATCAAGCATAGCGGCTCTGTACAAGGCTCGGTGGAACATAGAAATCTTCTTTCGCAACCTCAAGCAACTGCTACGCATCAAGAGCTTTATCGGCACATCCCGCAATGCCGTAGAGACCCAAATATGGACTGCTATGACTACAATGCTGATTCTGACATGGCTAAAGCACATCGCAAGATACAAATGGGCATTGGCTAACCTTGTGGTCACCCTCCGGCTGAACACATTTACCAAAATCGACCTCCAAAAATGGCTTGATCAACCATTTACACCACCTCCCGAAACCATCGAAAACGATTAG
- the rpsA gene encoding 30S ribosomal protein S1 produces the protein MENLKNVAPIEDFNWDAYENGESVTNVSHEELEKAYDGTLNKVNDREVVDGTVIAMNKREVVVNIGYKSDGIIPLNEFRYNPDLKIGDTVEVYIENQEDKKGQLVLSHRKARATRSWDRVNAALENEEIIKGYIKCRTKGGMIVDVFGIEAFLPGSQIDVKPIRDYDVFVGKTMEFKVVKINQEFKNVVVSHKALIEAELEQQKKEIIGKLEKGQVLEGTVKNITSYGVFIDLGGVDGLIHITDLSWGRVSDPKEVVELDQKLNVVILDFDDEKKRIALGLKQLTPHPWDALDADLKVGDKVKGKVVVMADYGAFIEIAPGVEGLIHVSEMSWSQHLRSAQDFMKVGDDVEAVVLTLDREERKMSLGIKQLKQDPWETIEEKYPVGSKHNAKVRNFTNFGVFVEIEEGVDGLIHISDLSWTKKVKHPSEFTQIGADIEVQVLEIDKENRRLSLGHKQLEENPWDVFETVFTVGSIHEGTIIEMLDKGAVVSLPYGVEGFATPKHLVKEDGSQAQLDEKLQFKVIEFNKDAKRIILSHSRIFEDVAKAEEKAEKKAASGSKKSSSKREDTPMIQNQAASTTLGDIDALAALKEQLEGKK, from the coding sequence ATGGAAAACTTAAAGAACGTAGCTCCTATTGAAGATTTCAACTGGGATGCTTATGAAAATGGCGAATCAGTAACCAATGTCAGTCACGAAGAACTGGAAAAAGCTTACGACGGTACGCTTAACAAAGTGAACGACCGGGAGGTTGTCGACGGAACTGTAATCGCAATGAACAAGCGTGAGGTCGTTGTGAACATCGGTTACAAATCAGACGGTATCATCCCATTGAATGAATTCCGTTACAATCCGGATCTGAAGATCGGTGACACGGTAGAAGTGTACATCGAAAACCAGGAAGACAAAAAAGGACAGCTCGTTCTGTCACACAGAAAAGCCCGCGCTACTCGTTCTTGGGATCGCGTGAACGCTGCTCTGGAAAATGAAGAAATTATCAAGGGTTACATCAAGTGCCGCACGAAGGGTGGTATGATCGTAGACGTATTCGGCATCGAAGCATTCTTGCCGGGTTCTCAGATCGATGTGAAACCGATCCGCGACTATGATGTATTCGTTGGCAAGACAATGGAATTCAAAGTGGTTAAAATCAACCAGGAATTCAAAAACGTTGTCGTATCTCACAAGGCTCTTATCGAAGCCGAACTGGAACAACAGAAGAAAGAAATCATCGGTAAACTGGAAAAAGGACAGGTTCTGGAAGGAACTGTTAAAAATATCACCTCTTACGGTGTGTTCATCGACCTGGGTGGCGTAGACGGTTTGATCCACATCACCGACCTTTCTTGGGGACGTGTCAGCGATCCGAAAGAAGTGGTTGAACTGGATCAGAAGCTCAACGTGGTTATCCTTGACTTCGATGACGAAAAGAAACGTATCGCTCTTGGCTTGAAACAACTCACTCCGCACCCATGGGATGCGCTTGACGCTGACCTGAAGGTGGGTGACAAGGTGAAAGGTAAAGTGGTTGTTATGGCCGACTACGGTGCATTCATCGAAATCGCTCCGGGCGTAGAAGGATTGATCCACGTCTCTGAAATGTCTTGGAGCCAACACCTGCGTTCTGCACAGGATTTCATGAAGGTAGGCGACGATGTGGAAGCTGTTGTGCTGACACTTGACCGCGAAGAACGTAAGATGTCTTTGGGTATCAAACAACTGAAACAAGATCCATGGGAAACAATCGAAGAGAAGTATCCTGTAGGTTCTAAGCATAATGCCAAAGTTCGCAACTTCACCAACTTCGGTGTATTCGTAGAGATCGAAGAAGGGGTTGACGGCTTGATCCACATCTCTGACCTTTCTTGGACGAAGAAAGTAAAACACCCGTCAGAATTTACTCAGATCGGTGCTGACATCGAAGTTCAGGTATTGGAAATCGACAAGGAAAACCGTCGTTTGAGCCTGGGTCACAAACAGCTCGAGGAGAATCCTTGGGATGTATTCGAAACGGTGTTCACCGTAGGGTCTATACACGAAGGTACGATTATCGAAATGTTGGATAAGGGTGCTGTAGTTTCTCTTCCTTATGGTGTAGAAGGTTTCGCGACTCCGAAACACCTTGTAAAAGAAGACGGTTCACAAGCACAGTTGGACGAGAAACTTCAATTCAAAGTGATCGAGTTCAACAAAGACGCCAAGAGAATCATCCTGTCTCACAGCCGTATCTTCGAAGATGTAGCCAAGGCTGAAGAGAAAGCAGAGAAGAAAGCTGCTTCCGGTTCTAAGAAGTCATCTTCCAAGAGAGAAGATACTCCGATGATCCAGAACCAAGCTGCTTCAACTACACTGGGCGACATCGACGCGCTTGCTGCATTGAAAGAACAGTTGGAAGGAAAGAAATAA